One genomic region from Siniperca chuatsi isolate FFG_IHB_CAS linkage group LG18, ASM2008510v1, whole genome shotgun sequence encodes:
- the egfl7 gene encoding epidermal growth factor-like protein 7: MYQTLLLSSSLFILHVMGTPQFFTHHGRRVCGRDLRHSVVMATESYVQPVHKPYITLCQGHRLCSTYKTVYSVAYRQVSRAPPKHLYPECCPGWRRFHSHNCNQAVCGQPCVNGGTCLRPNQCACPLGWTGHQCQTDVDECSEQRPCAEECVNTAGSYRCVCRDGFRLAGDGRSCQSLLPPPPLPPPATPPSPTQTSQATVGGHTDAGGRFTLVENVTEEVQILRNRVELLEKKLQLVLAPFSSFFPLSLDEGLSEKTTLLSHSFQQLDRIDSLSEQIGFLEERLGTCSCQEN, encoded by the exons ATGTACCAAACGCtgcttctttcctcctcccttttcATCCTTCATGTGATGGGCACTCCGCAGTTCTTCACTCACCATGG GAGGAGGGTGTGTGGCCGAGACCTCCGTCACAGcgttgtcatggcaacagaGTCGTACGTCCAGCCGGTGCACAAGCCCTACATCACTCTGTGTCAGGGGCATCGCCTCTGCAGCACATACAA GACTGTGTACTCAGTGGCGTACCGGCAGGTGAGCAGAGCACCTCCAAAGCATTTATATCCAGAGTGCTGCCCAGGCTGGCGGAGATTTCACTCTCACAACTGCAACCAAG CTGTGTGTGGACAACCCTGTGTGAATGGAGGTACCTGCTTAAGACCCAACCAGTGTGCGTGTCCGTTAGGCTGGACGGGGCACCAATGCCAAACAg ATGTGGATGAGTGTAGCGAGCAGCGGCCGTGCGCTGAGGAGTGCGTGAACACAGCTGGCAGCTATcgatgtgtgtgcagagacgGCTTCAGGCTTGCCGGAGATGGCCGTTCCTGTCAAagcctccttcctcctcctcctcttcctcctcctgccacTCCTCCCTCTCCCACCCAGACCAGCCAGGCAACAGTGGGTGGTCACACTGATGCAG GTGGAAGGTTCACCCTGGTGGAGAATGTGACAGAGGAGGTACAGATCCTGAGGAACAGAGTAGAGCTCCTCGAAAAG AAGTTGCAGTTGGTGTTGGCCCCCTTCAGCAGCTTCTTCCCACTGTCGCTGGACGAGGGCTTGTCGGAGAAAACTACCTTACTGTCCCACTCCTTCCAACAACTAGACCGCATCGACTCCCTTAGCGAGCAGATAGGCTTTCTGGAGGAGCGCCTCGGCACAT GTTCTTGCCAGGAAAATTAG